The Pirellulales bacterium genome includes a window with the following:
- a CDS encoding NAD(P)(+) transhydrogenase (Re/Si-specific) subunit beta: protein MHFALQQVAYLLATALFIFSLHWMNDPKSARRGVFAGVAAMVLAVSATWFLSGVTGHGWILVAIIAGFAVGIPLSRVPLTAVPQRTALSHAFGGLAAGLVGVAEFYMRNDHAEPLSKLTMFAIVAEVILGFLTFTGSLLATGKLQGVNWIPQRPVTYRFQNFSNLGLLLLAVILGLLVVFYLDPARIWIALAFHAIVLLALVFGVLLIIPIGGADMPTVISILNSYAGLSAVAMGFVLNNNLLITAGALDGSSGLILSIIMCRAMNRSFTNVLFGAFGQVQAAAATTEERAYKEETVDGAAQLLEQASLVVIIPGYGMAVAQAQHRIRELYDQLTKRGITVKFAIHPVAGRMPGHMNVLLAEADIPYADLVEMDEINPDLPQCDVALVVGANDVVNPAARYDKSTPIYGMPIIDADKAKTVLSIKRSKSPGFAGIDNELYFKDNSFMLFGDAKAVIGELVKQLSRGAGVH, encoded by the coding sequence ATGCACTTTGCGCTTCAGCAAGTCGCCTATTTGTTGGCCACCGCGCTGTTCATCTTTTCGTTGCACTGGATGAACGACCCAAAGTCCGCTCGGCGCGGCGTGTTCGCCGGTGTGGCGGCGATGGTGCTGGCCGTCTCGGCCACGTGGTTCTTATCGGGCGTGACCGGGCACGGCTGGATTTTGGTGGCGATCATCGCCGGGTTTGCCGTCGGCATACCGCTCTCGCGCGTGCCGCTGACCGCGGTGCCGCAGCGAACGGCTTTGTCGCATGCCTTTGGCGGATTGGCCGCGGGGCTGGTGGGCGTGGCGGAGTTCTATATGCGGAACGACCACGCCGAGCCGCTTAGCAAGCTGACGATGTTCGCGATCGTTGCCGAAGTAATTTTAGGATTCTTGACGTTTACGGGAAGCCTGTTGGCGACCGGCAAATTGCAAGGGGTGAATTGGATTCCCCAGCGGCCCGTCACCTATCGGTTCCAGAATTTCAGCAATCTCGGTCTGCTCTTGCTGGCGGTGATTTTAGGCTTGCTGGTTGTCTTCTATTTAGATCCCGCCCGGATTTGGATTGCGCTGGCTTTTCATGCGATCGTTCTACTCGCCTTGGTGTTCGGCGTGCTGCTGATCATTCCCATCGGCGGGGCCGATATGCCGACGGTGATTTCGATCTTGAACTCCTACGCTGGTCTGTCGGCCGTGGCGATGGGGTTTGTGTTGAATAATAACTTGCTGATCACGGCGGGGGCGCTCGATGGTTCCAGCGGCTTGATTTTGTCGATCATCATGTGCCGGGCGATGAACCGCTCGTTCACGAATGTGCTCTTCGGCGCCTTCGGCCAAGTGCAAGCGGCGGCGGCGACAACCGAAGAGCGCGCCTACAAGGAAGAAACCGTGGACGGGGCGGCTCAACTGCTCGAACAGGCATCGTTGGTCGTCATTATCCCCGGATATGGCATGGCGGTTGCTCAGGCGCAGCATCGGATCCGCGAATTGTACGATCAGCTCACCAAACGGGGCATCACGGTGAAATTTGCCATCCATCCGGTCGCCGGGCGGATGCCGGGTCATATGAATGTGCTGCTGGCTGAAGCGGACATTCCCTATGCCGACTTGGTGGAAATGGATGAAATCAACCCCGATCTGCCGCAGTGCGATGTGGCGCTCGTCGTGGGAGCCAACGACGTGGTAAACCCGGCGGCGCGGTATGATAAGAGCACGCCGATTTACGGCATGCCAATCATCGACGCCGACAAGGCCAAGACGGTGTTGTCGATCAAGCGCAGCAAAAGTCCCGGCTTCGCGGGGATCGACAACGAGTTGTATTTCAAAGACAACTCGTTCATGCTATTTGGCGACGCCAAGGCGGTGATTGGCGAACTGGTCAAGCAGCTTTCGCGCGGCGCGGGCGTCCACTAG
- a CDS encoding NAD(P) transhydrogenase subunit alpha, giving the protein MLFAQSDATAEVAKAVGRQVAQPDYASLLFVFMLATFIGIGVIMRVSRLLHTPLMSLTNAISAIAVVGAILVVGNEEHSTGIRILGGVALFASMTNIVSGFLITDRMLKMFKSPGTGGKR; this is encoded by the coding sequence ATGCTGTTCGCGCAATCCGATGCGACGGCCGAAGTCGCGAAGGCCGTCGGCCGGCAAGTCGCGCAGCCCGATTATGCTTCGCTGCTGTTTGTGTTCATGCTTGCCACCTTTATCGGCATCGGCGTCATTATGCGCGTGTCTCGGCTGCTGCATACGCCGCTGATGTCGCTCACCAATGCGATTTCAGCGATTGCGGTGGTTGGGGCGATTCTGGTGGTGGGGAATGAAGAGCACTCCACAGGCATTCGGATCCTTGGCGGCGTTGCACTGTTTGCGTCGATGACCAATATCGTCAGCGGCTTTCTGATTACCGACCGGATGCTGAAGATGTTCAAGTCGCCCGGCACGGGAGGCAAACGCTAA